The following are from one region of the Mauremys reevesii isolate NIE-2019 linkage group 2, ASM1616193v1, whole genome shotgun sequence genome:
- the LOC120396406 gene encoding lymphocyte antigen 6E-like, translated as MKLFLAVLLAVVLCTQQADSLWCFTCENQSNNWSCLKITKCSDADKHCLTTVGYAGIGMWTAKRRITKKCSPTCPQFNINLGIASYSTTCCESFLCNLSGKPAPKAGPH; from the exons ATGAAGCTTTTCCTGGCTGTCTTGCTGGCCGTCGTCCTGTGCACGCAGCAAG CTGACTCGCTGTGGTGCTTCACGTGCGAAAACCAATCCAACAACTGGAGCTGTCTGAAGATCACAAAGTGCTCGGATGCGGACAAGCACTGCCTGACGACTGTTGGTTATGCGGGGATTG GCATGTGGACAGCCAAGAGGCGAATCACCAAGAAATGCTCCCCAACCTGCCCACAGTTCAATATCAACCTGGGCATAGCCTCCTACTCCACTACCTGCTGCGAGAGCTTCTTGTGCAACCTGAGTGGGAAGCCGGCACCCAAGGCAGGTCCTCACTGA